A DNA window from Brachionichthys hirsutus isolate HB-005 chromosome 10, CSIRO-AGI_Bhir_v1, whole genome shotgun sequence contains the following coding sequences:
- the supt4h1 gene encoding transcription elongation factor SPT4 isoform X2, with translation MALETVPKDLRHLRACLLCSLVKTIDQFEYDGCDNCESYLQMKGNREMVYECTSSSFDGVIAMMSPEDSWVAKWQRTGEDVCRVALFNPVTSSQVYMLCR, from the exons ATGGCTCTGGAGACGGTCCCCAAAGACCTCCGGCACCTGCGAGCGTGTCTTCTTTGCTCTTTAGTGAAG accaTTGACCAGTTTGAGTACGATGGCTGCGACAACTGCGAGTCGTACCTTCAGATGAAAGGAAACCGGGAGATGGTTTACGAATGCACGAGTTCCTCGTTTGATGG TGTGATAGCCATGATGAGTCCAGAAGACAGTTGGGTAGCAAAATGGCAGAGAACAGGTGAGGACGTGTGCCGAGTTGCTTTATTCAACCCG GTAACTTCAAGCCAGGTGTATATGCTGTGTCGGTGA
- the LOC137900859 gene encoding 14-3-3 protein epsilon-like, protein MGDSRDDLVYQAKLAEQAERYDEMVESMKKVASMDVELTVEERNLLSVAYKNVIGARRASWRIISSLEQKEESRGGEDKLMMIREYRKSVEKELEEICSDILRLLEKDLILCTVQPESKVFFYKMKGDYNRYMAEFTTGNDRKEAAENSLVAYKAANEYAKTELAPTHPIRLGLALNFSVFYYEILNSPDHACRLAKEAFDNAIAELETLNEESYKDSTLIMQLLRDNLTLWTSDVQGDGEEQCKEVLQDTEEEAQRD, encoded by the exons ATGGGAGACTCCAGAGATGATTTGGTGTACCAAGCGAAACTCGCCGAACAAGCGGAGCGATATGACG aaatGGTGGAGTCCATGAAGAAGGTGGCGAGTATGGATGTGGAACTCACAGTGGAGGAGCGGAACCTGCTGTCGGTAGCGTACAAGAACGTGATCGGCGCCAGACGAGCCTCCTGGAGGATAATCAGCAGCCTCGAACagaaagaggagagcagaggaggagaagacaaacTGATGATGATCCGAGAGTACAGGAAATCG gtggagaaggagctggaagAAATCTGCAGCGACATTCTGCGTTTACTGGAAAAGGACCTCATCCTCTGTACGGTCCAGCCAGAGTCGAAGGTGTTCTTCTACAAGAT GAAGGGAGATTACAACAGGTACATGGCCGAGTTCACCACGGGCAATGACAGGAAGGAGGCAGCAGAGAACAGTTTGGTTGCGTACAAAGCTGCTAACGAATACGCCAAGACGGAACTCGCTCCGACGCACCCCATCCGTCTGGGATTAGCGCTGAACTTCTCCGTTTTCTATTACGAAATCCTCAACTCCCCGGACCATGCTTGCAG GTTGGCGAAGGAAGCGTTCGACAACGCCATCGCTGAACTGGAAACGCTGAACGAGGAGAGCTACAAGGACTCGACGCTCATCATGCAGTTGCTACGCGACAACCTGACACTATGGACCTCAGATGTGCAAGGAGACG GTGAAGAACAGTGCAAAGAAGTACTGCAAGACACGGAGGAAGAGGCCCAGCGAGACTGA
- the supt4h1 gene encoding transcription elongation factor SPT4 isoform X1, which translates to MALETVPKDLRHLRACLLCSLVKTIDQFEYDGCDNCESYLQMKGNREMVYECTSSSFDGVIAMMSPEDSWVAKWQRTGNFKPGVYAVSVTGRLPPGVVRELKSRGVIYKSRDTAVKT; encoded by the exons ATGGCTCTGGAGACGGTCCCCAAAGACCTCCGGCACCTGCGAGCGTGTCTTCTTTGCTCTTTAGTGAAG accaTTGACCAGTTTGAGTACGATGGCTGCGACAACTGCGAGTCGTACCTTCAGATGAAAGGAAACCGGGAGATGGTTTACGAATGCACGAGTTCCTCGTTTGATGG TGTGATAGCCATGATGAGTCCAGAAGACAGTTGGGTAGCAAAATGGCAGAGAACAG GTAACTTCAAGCCAGGTGTATATGCTGTGTCGGTGACAGGCAGACTACCTCCAG gTGTGGTGAGAGAGCTGAAAAGCAGAGGAGTGATCTACAAATccagagacacggcagtgaagACATGA